One region of Thunnus thynnus chromosome 14, fThuThy2.1, whole genome shotgun sequence genomic DNA includes:
- the nanp gene encoding N-acylneuraminate-9-phosphatase yields MDGNTVKAILFDLDNTLIETSRAGGQAIQKTSDLLKTTLALDDDTIISICNKFKQKLLHESFDPAAGRSIDEVRVGHWEESIKETVGSCSTPSLAAQCYYMWKNSRLEVLSLSPEIRDLLKQLRGRYKLLLLTNGETQTQREKVEAVGCEEFFDAIVVGGEHAEQKPYPSIFRLCFNMLGVEAQDCVMVGDSLDTDIQGGFNAEVRATVWINSAERAVPDGSVKPDYTIPTVLQLSDVLAKLK; encoded by the exons ATGGACGGTAATACTGTAAAAGCGATATTGTTCGACTTGGACAACACGCTGATTGAAACAAGTCGTGCAGGCGGACAGGCGATACAGAAG ACCAGTGATCTTTTGAAGACCACGCTGGCTCTTGATGACGACACTATCATCAGCATCTGTAACAAGTTCAAGCAGAAGCTTCTGCATGAAAGCTTTGACCCCGCTGCAGGAAGGTCCATTGATGAGGTCCGTGTGGGTCACTGGGAGGAGAGCATCAAGGAAACTGTGGGCAGCTGTTCCACACCTTCTCTGGCAGCTCAGTGCTACTATATGTGGAAAAACAGTCGCCTGGAGGTTCTCAGTCTGTCCCCTGAAATACGCGACCTCCTGAAACAACTCCGGGGGAGatacaagctgctgctgctgaccaACGGGGAAACTCAGACCCAGAGGGAGAAGGTGGAGGCAGTCGGCTGTGAGGAGTTCTTCGATGCCATCGTGGTGGGGGGAGAGCATGCAGAGCAGAAACCATACCCCTCCATCTTCAGACTGTGTTTCAACATGCTGGGGGTGGAGGCCCAGGACTGTGTTATGGTTGGAGACTCTCTGGACACAGATATTCAGGGAGGGTTCAATGCTGAAGTACGAGCTACAGTGTGGATCAACAGTGCAGAACGTGCTGTGCCAGATGGTTCAGTGAAACCAGACTACACTATCCCTACTGTACTGCAGCTGTCAGATGTTCTGGCAAAACTGAAATAA
- the polr1b gene encoding DNA-directed RNA polymerase I subunit RPA2, protein MDFSTKWSNLPKGPSLKNLTEGGFGVLKEDQHAAIQDLTKAHIESFDQAVTDGLSRVVQAIPPLEFTFKNDRISLAFVEATIYKPAVAKGSICREMRVFPAECRGRRCSYKGKIVADVSWSINGVPKGIIKQSLGQVPIMVKSKLCNLHGMSPKELVEHHEEAEEMGGYFVVNGIEKVIRMLIMPRRNYPIAMSRPKWKSRGQGYTQYGISMRCVKDEHTAINMNLHYLENGTVMLNFIYQKELFFLPLGFALKALVDFTDFQIYQELIKGREDNSFYKSCVSEMLRIVMEENCTTRSKVLNYLGERFRVKMSLPDWYTNEQCANFLLDECICIHLKSGVEKFYLLCLMTRKLFTYAKQECMEENPDSIMCQEVLTPGQLYLMFLKERMAAWLVSVKLSFDKRGSRLSGWSAENVMKIFNMGTDLTKPFEYLLATGNLNSRTGLGMLQNTGLCVVADKLNFIRYLSHFRCVHRGAAFAKMRTTSVRKLLPESWGFLCPVHTPDGEPCGLMNHMTASCEIVAPTLPTTSLPALLCSLGVTPVDGSPGQAFSDCYPVVLDGAVVGWVETELAPVVVDSLRRFKVLREKKIPPWTEIVLVPKTGKASLYPGLFLFTTPCRMVRPVRNLAHGKQELIGTFEQLYINVGILEDEIEQGVTTHQELFPHSMLSVVANFIPYSDHNQSPRNMYQCQMGKQTMGFPLHSFTDRSDNKLYRLQTPQSPLVRPYMYDHYNLDNYPSGTNAIVAVISYTGYDMEDAMIVNKSSWERGFAHGSIYKTELVDLADKVRGDDSVVFGTKPGDPKVNEKLDADGLPHIGSTLKYGDPFYSYINLNTGQTFINFYKSQEACVVDNIKICSNDTGSGRFKRVCITVRVPRNPTIGDKFASRHGQKGILSRLWPAEDMPFTESGMTPDILFNPHGFPSRMTIGMLIESMAGKSGALHGLSHDATPFTFSEESSALEYFGKMLRAGGYNYYGTERLYSGLSGLELEADIFIGVVYYQRLRHMVSDKFQVRTTGARDKVTNQPVGGRNIQGGIRFGEMERDALLAHGSSFLLHDRLFNCSDRSVAQVCVDCGSLLSPLLEKPPPYWSAMRHRKTVCTLCGKSDSIDSVSVPYVFRYFVAELAAMNIKVKLDVK, encoded by the exons ATGGACTTTTCAACGAAGTGGAGTAATTTGCCGAAAGGTCCGAGTTTAAAGAATCTGACAGAAGGAGGATTTGGTGTCCTGAAGGAGGATCAACATGCTGCAATTCAGGATCTGACAAAAGCTCACATCGAGTCGTTTGACCAGGCTGTCACTGACGGACTCAGTCGCGTCGTGCAG GCAATCCCTCCTTTGGAGTTCACGTTCAAAAATGACAGGATTAGCCTCGCGTTTGTTGAGGCTACAATCTACAAACCTGCGGTTGCCAAAGGAAGCATCTGCAGGGAAATGAGGGTGTTTCCAGCAGAGTGCCGAGGAAGAAGATGCTCTTACAAAGGCAAGATTGTG GCAGATGTCAGCTGGTCAATCAATGGTGTCCCCAAAGGCATCATTAAACAGTCGCTGGGTCAGGTGCCAATTATGGTGAAATCCAAGCTGTGTAACCTTCATGGCATGTCCCCCAAAGAGCTTGTGGAACACCATGAAGAAGCAGAG gaaatggGAGGTTATTTTGTTGTGAATGGCATTGAGAAGGTTATCCGTATGCTGATTATGCCGAGGAGGAACTATCCAATTGCCATGTCAAGACCAAAGTGGAAGAGCAGGGGCCAGGGATACACGCAGTATG GTATTTCCATGCGCTGCGTGAAGGATGAGCACACAGCCATCAACATGAATCTGCATTATCTGGAAAACGGGACTGTGATGCTCAACTTCATCTACCAGAAAGAGCTCTTCTTCCTCCCACTAGGCTTTGCACTTAAG GCCCTGGTGGACTTCACAGACTTCCAGATCTACCAGGAGCTCATTAAAGGCCGTGAGGACAATTCCTTCTACAAGAGCTGTGTATCAGAGATGCTGCGCATTGTCATGGAGGAGAACTGCACCACCCGCAGCAAGGTGCTCAATTACCTTGGAGAGCGCTTCCGGGTTAAGATGAGCCTTCCTGACTGGTATACAAACGAGCAGTGTGCCAACTTCCTGCTAGA TGAGTGTATCTGCATCCACCTGAAGTCAGGCGTGGAGAAGTTCTACCTGTTGTGTTTGATGACCAGGAAGCTTTTCACATATGCCAAGCAGGAGTGCATGGAGGAAAACCCTGACAGCATTATGTGTCAGGAAGTGCTCACTCCTGGTCAGCTCTACCTCATGTTTCTGAAG GAGAGAATGGCTGCCTGGCTGGTGTCTGTGAAGTTGTCCTTTGACAAGAGAGGCAGCAGACTGAGTGGGTGGAGCGCTGAAAACGTGATGAAGATCTTCAACATGGGCACTGATCTGACCAAGCCTTTTGAATATCTGCTGGCCACTGGGAACCTCAACTCCAGGACAG GTCTCGGCATGCTGCAGAACACAGGCCTGTGTGTGGTAGCTGACAAGCTCAACTTCATCCGCTACCTGTCCCATTTCCGCTGTGTGCACAGAGGAGCAGCTTTTGCCAAGATGAGGACCACTTCAGTTCGTAAGCTGCTACCTGAGTCCTGGGGCTTCCTGTGTCCTGTCCACACTCCAGACGGAGAGCCTTGCGGCCTCATGAACCACATGACAGCCAGCTGTGAGATTGTGGCTCCGACGTTGCCCACCACATCACTGCCTGCTCTACTCTGTTCCCTTG GTGTTACTCCAGTGGATGGATCTCCTGGCCAAGCCTTTTCAGACTGCTACCCTGTGGTCCTGGATGGGGCTGTTGTAGGCTGGGTGGAGACTGAATTAGCCCCCGTTGTGGTTGACTCTCTGCGCAGGTTCAAG GtgctgagagagaagaagatcCCTCCATGGACTGAGATTGTTCTGGTCCCCAAAACGGGCAAAGCCAGCTTGTACCCAGGCCTGTTCCTCTTCACAACACCCTGTCGCATGGTGCGGCCTGTACGCAATTTAGCTCATGGAAAGCAGGAGTTGATTGGCACCTTTGAGCAG CTTTACATCAATGTGGGCATCTTGGAGGATGAGATCGAGCAAGGTGTGACGACACACCAGGAGCTCTTCCCTCACAGTATGCTCAGTGTGGTGGCCAACTTCATTCCCTACTCGGATCATAATCAGAGTCCTAGGAATATGTACCAGTGTCAGATGG GTAAGCAGACTATGGGTTTCCCCCTGCACTCATTCACGGATCGCTCAGATAACAAGCTGTACCGGCTCCAGACGCCACAGAGCCCACTGGTCAGACCCTACATGTACGACCATTACAACCTGGACAACTACCCCAGCGGCACCAACGCCATCGTGGCGGTCATATCCTACACGGGCTACGACATGGAAGATGCAATG ATCGTGAACAAGTCATCGTGGGAGAGAGGCTTTGCTCATGGATCTATCTATAAGACTGAGCTGGTGGACCTGGCTGACAAGGTGAGGGGAGATGACAGCGTGGTCTTTGGGACCAAGCCGGGCGACCCTAAGGTGAATGAAAAACTGGATGCTGACGGACTGCCTCACATTGGATCAACACTTAAGTATGGAGACCCCTTCTACAGCTATATCAACCTCAACACTGGCCAGACCTTCATCAACTTCTACAA GAGCCAAGAGGCCTGTGTCGTTGACAACATAAAGATCTGCAGCAACGACACTGGCTCAGGCCGTTTTAAACGTGTCTGCATCACTGTGCGAGTGCCACGAAACCCCACCATTGGTGACAAGTTTGCCAGCCGCCACGGCCAGAAGGGCATCCTGAGCCGCCTGTGGCCAGCAGAGGACATGCCCTTCACAGAGAGCGGCATGACTCCAGACATCCTGTTCAACCCCCACGGCTTCCCCTCCCGCATGACCATTGGGATGTTGATTGAGAGCATGGCGGGCAAGTCCGGTGCCCTGCACGGCCTGAGCCACGACGCCACACCCTTCACCTTCTCTGAGGAGAGCTCTGCGCTCGAGTACTTTGGTAAAATGCTTCGGGCTGGTGGCTACAACTACTACGGCACGGAGCGGCTCTACAGTGGACTGAGTGGCCTGGAGCTTGAGGCGGATATCTTCATAGGCGTCGTCTACTACCAGCGGCTACGTCACATGGTCTCCGACAAGTTCCAGGTGAGGACCACAGGAGCGCGAGACAAGGTGACCAACCAGCCAGTGGGAGGGAGGAACATCCAGGGAGGCATCCGTTTCGGGGAGATGGAGCGAGACGCCCTGCTGGCCCACGGCTCTTCATTCCTGCTTCACGATCGCCTCTTCAACTGCTCGGACCGTTCAGTGGCTCAGGTGTGTGTTGACTGTGGCAGcctgctctctcctcttttaGAGAAACCACCACCATACTGGTCGGCCATGCGCCATCGCAAGACTGTCTGCACCCTGTGTGGCAAAAGTGACTCTATTGACTCTGTGTCTGTTCCTTATGTTTTCCGCTACTTTGTAGCTGAGCTCGCAGCCATGAACATCAAAGTCAAATTAGATGTTAAGTGA